TAAGATTACTTTATAAAGAATTGCCAATGGATGTCATTGCTAGAAAATCTTCTGCATCACCAGCTACGGGATATAATAAAGTTCACGTAGAAGAACAAAAGGCGATTGTAGCGAAAGCCTTAAAAATCAACTAATCCAATCCAAAATAATCATATCATTTTGTTCCAACTCTCACTGTAACCAGTAAGGGTTAAAAAGAAAAACTCATGAGCAAAGAAATTAAAGTGCCAGCAGTAGGCGAATCCATTACCGAGGTTACCGTAGGGCAATGGTTTAAAAATGATGGAGATCAAGTTCAAATGGATGAAGTCCTTTGTGAACTGGAATCTGATAAAGCAACTTTTGAATTGCCTGCAGAGGCTACAGGAATTTTGAGAATTAAAGCCCAAGAAGGAGATACATTAGAAATTGGAGCTGTCATTTGCAGCATAGATGAAGATGGAATTCCTTCCGAAAGTAAAGAAGAATCAAAAGAAAAGACTGCTGACTCACCAGCCCCTTCATCTGGCCCTTCAAAAACCGGAGAAGTAAAAGAAATGGTTGTTCCTACTGTAGGAGAATCTATTACAGAGGTGACTTTGGCGAATTGGCTCAAAGAGGAAGGTGAATATGTGGCATTGGATGAAATTATTGCTGAAGTGGACTCTGATAAAGCAACATTTGAGTTGCCAGCTGAAGCATCTGGTATCTTGAGACATGTTGCCGCTGAAGGTGATACCTTAGAAATAGGTGGCCTGATCTGTAAGATTGAGGTGACTGATGGTGAACCTGAAGCTGCTGCTGAACCAGAGACAGAAACGGGTTCTGGTAAAGAGTCTGCACCTGCATCAGGAAATACAAATTATGCTACAGGGCACGCTTCTCCAGCAGCATCAAAAATATTATCAGAAAAAGGGATCTCTCCAGAATCTGTTAGCGGTTCCGGTAAAGACGGACGCATCACCAAAGAGGATGCACAAAATGCGAAGAAGCCGGCTCCAGCTCCAGCAGCTTCCTCCTCCAAACCTGCATCGCCTGCAGAGGCAGCTCCAGCTTTAGGATCCAGAAATGAGCGTAGAGAGAAAATGTCTTCCTTGAGAAAGACGGTTGCTAAGCGATTAGTTTCTGTGAAAAATGAAACGGCAATGCTTACCACCTTTAATGAGGTGAACATGAAGCCAATCATGGATCTGAGAAGTAAATACAAGGAGAAGTTCAAGGAGAAGCATGGCGTAGGCCTTGGCTTTATGTCTTTCTTCACGAAAGCTGTTTGCGTAGCTCTTCAGGAGTGGCCAGCAGTAAATGCTAAGATTGATGGCAATGAAATGGTATTCAATGACTATTGTGATATTTCCATTGCAGTTTCTGCGCCAAAAGGATTGGTTGTTCCAGTAATCAGAAATGCTGAAACGCTTAGCTTCGACGAAATAGAGAAAGAAGTAGTGAGATTGGCTACCAAAGCGAGAGACAATAAACTTTCTATTGATGAAATGACAGGTGGTACTTTCACTTTGACCAACGGAGGAATCTTCGGGTCCATGATGTCTACTCCGATCATCAATGCACCTCAGTCTGCCATCCTAGGTATGCACAATATTGTACAGCGCCCAATGGCTGTTGATGGAGAAGTAGTCATTCTTCCGATGATGTATTTGGCACTTTCTTATGATCACCGAATCATCGATGGACGTGAGTCAGTTAGCTTCTTGGTAAGAGTTAAACAATTACTAGAAGAACCAGAAAGATTGTTGTTCGGAGTGTAAGATGGTATATGGTATTTAGAATTTAGTATATAGAATTGGGGCGGCATAGATATGAAGATTTGGAAGTATATAAAAAGTCTGTAGATCTTGCTGTTTTAGTCAGTTTAAGGACACGCAAATATCCTGATTTTGAAAAGTTCTCTTTGGTGTCCCAAACAAACCGTGCAGTATATTCTATTTCAAATAATATAGCAGAAGGTGCTGGTAGGGGTGGGAATGCAGAATTCAGAAATTTTCTACATTATTCATTAGGTTCTTTAAATGAAGTAGAAAATGAGCTTTTACTAGCTCAAAAATTAGGGTACTTGGAAGATAAGGAGTATTTAGATTTTAAAGACAGGGCTGAAATAATAAAGAAAATGCTAATTAATCTGATTAAGGCTCTCTAAATACTAAATACTAAATACAAGCAGTTTGATCTATTACAAAAAACTCAAATTGATCTATTAATAGAAAAATATTCGAAAATGAATTATGATGTTATAGTTATCGGTTCTGGTCCTGGAGGATATGTAGCAGCGATTCGCTGTGCGCAACTTGGGATGAAGACCGCCATTGTTGAGAAATATCCGACACTGGGAGGAACTTGCCTGAATGTAGGCTGTATTCCGTCCAAAGCTTTATTGGATTCCTCAGAGCATTATCATAATGCGGCACATACTTTTAAAACTCACGGAATCAACCTGAGCAATCTAAAAGTAGATTTGAAGCAGATGATTACCCGCAAGAATGACGTGGTAAAACAAAATACCGATGGCATTCAGTACTTGATGAAGAAAAACAAGATTGAAGTTCATCAAGGTGTTGGTTCATTTGTGGATAAAACCACTGTGAAAGTGACTAAGGACGATGGGTCCTCTTCAGATATTCAGGGTAAAAACATCATAGTAGCTACAGGTTCTAAACCTTCTAACCTTCCATTTATTAAGTTGGATAAGGATAGAGTGATCACCTCAACGGAGGCGTTAAATCTAAAAGAAACTCCGAAGCACTTGGTTGTTATTGGAGGTGGAGTAATCGGACTGGAATTAGGCTCTGTCTATGCTCGATTAGGTGCAAAAGTTTCTGTGATTGAATTTATGGATTCTTTGATTCCAACAATGGATAGAACCATGGGCAAGGAACTTCAAAAATCTCTGAAAAAAATCGGTTTTGAGTTTTTCCTGAAGCATAAAGTAACTGCTGTTGAGAAAAAAGGTAAAGAGGTTACGGTTAAAGCTGACAATGCTAAGGGTGAAACCGTGGAGATCAAAGGAGATTATGTCTTGGTTTCTATTGGAAGAAGACCCTATACCGATGGATTGAATGCGGAAGCAGCAGGTTTGAAGTTGACTGATAGAGGTCAAATAGAAGTCAATGATCACTTGCAAACTAATGTTCCGAATATCTATGCTATCGGAGATGTGGTAAAAGGTGCGATGCTGGCACATAAGGCTGAAGAAGAAGGTGTATTTGTAGCGGAGACGTTGGTTGGTCAAAAGCCTCATATCAATTACAACCTAATTCCAGGAGTGGTTTATACTTGGCCAGAGGTGGCTGCAGTAGGATATACTGAAGAGCAATTGAAGGAAAAAGGTATTAAATATAAAGCTGGTAAATTCCCATTCATGGCATCTGGCCGTGCGCGAGCTTCCATGGATACGGATGGGTTGGTGAAAGTTTTGGCAGATGCTGAGACGGATGAAATCCTTGGTGTTCATATGATCGGTCCACGAACTGCTGATATGATCGCTGAAGCTGTTGTAGCTATGGAATACAGAGCATCTGCAGAAGATATTGCTCGGATGTCACATGCACATCCAACTTATACAGAGGCTTTCAAAGAAGCTTGTTTGGCAGCGACTGACAATAGAGCATTGCATATTTAATGAAATACTTAAATGGATATTGAAAAAGCCATATGGAGGAATCCATATGGCTTTTTTTGTTAAAAGTGAAGTTCCGAGAGCTTTGGTTAATTATTTCAAAAATGGGCACGACCTTCAGTACTATTTAAAACTATATATTTAAATTATGTGGATTTAGTTTTATGAAGCAATCAATTCTACTTTCTCTTTTTGTGTTCATCTTTTTCAAGGTTGGTGCCCAAAATCAATCTGTTTCTGGTGTGGTATTACATGGAGATACTAAGCTTCCTGTTTCCGAGGCACATGTTTTTATTCCCAATACAAGTTTTCAAACTTTTACGGATAGCCTTGGCCAATATTCTCTTAACAATATTCCTCTCGGGGAGTGGAAATTGGTTTTTGCGAAGAGAGGGTTTAAACTAATCCAAAAAGAGGCAATCTTAAAGGGGGGTATTCCAATTTCAATAAGTTCTACCATTTATGAAATTGAAAATGACCAACAGAAAGAATTAAAGCCTTCGAAGATAAAAAAGGCAAGGGCTGACTTTGAAAGTTTAATAAAAGGAGGGACAAAAAACGAGAACTTGGTAATAGTAAACCCTGAAGTTGTTTCTTATTTCACGGATATGGAAACTGGAGAAATTTGGGCAAAGACGAAAGACCAATTGATTGTTCAAAACCTAGACCTTGGGTATGTTGTCTCTGTCTGGCTGAATTCACCAATTAACATTTCTCAGCCTATTACTGAGGGAGAGCTTTTGTTAGCATTTTTTGAAATGGACTTTGGGACCTTAGAAGAAAAGGATTTTTTTAATACCAATCGGGTTGAGGCTTATCAAAACTCTTTAACGTATGAGTTGAGGAGATTAATTGGCGAGAAGGGAGATAGCTTGGAGTTATTACCTACCAACCAAGAAGGAGAGTTTCTTATCAAAGTTGTTAGCCCATTTCAGTTTTCAGTAAATCCAAATAAATCAGTTGAATTCAAAGGAGAAGGGATTAGGATAAGAAGTAATGGGACAGTTGTGAAAACAAATTTGTTGAGGATGGAAGGGTTTCCATTTTCAGATTCACCACTTGGACAGCTACCGATAGATTTTAATTTTGACAGAGCCCTAGCATTAAATGAAATTGAAAAGTCACCGGAAGCTCTTCAGGAGAAGATTTTTCTACATACAGACAAGGACATATATCTCATTGGAGAAGAATTATATTTTAAAGCTTATTTACAGCTTGGAAATCCCATGTTGATTGACGAAGCTAGTCAAGTATTGCATATTGAAATTGTGGACCCCTCTGGGTATAGCATGATTCATAAAGTGTTTCCTTTAGTAAATGGGGTGGCAGACGGGAAGATTTTTCTATCTCCTGAATTGAATACAAAAGATTTTATTGTAAAAGCATATACCCTATGGGGGGCAAACTATGGTATAGAATCTGAATTCTATAAACCAATTCAAGTGTTAGGTTCATTGTGGGAAACAAATAACACTATTCAGGAAACAAGGTCTGAAAGAGTGAAATTATTTGCTGATAAAGAAGCTTACCAATCGAAAGATAGTGTAACCCTGAATGTGATGGTAAATAATTCTAAAGGAGCAATAGCTGCTGCCAATTTGTCCCTCTCTGTGGTTAAAAAGAATGGTGTTTATTTTAAAAACTTAAGTAATGAGAATTATGTGACTTACTTTTCAAATGATCTTAATTCCACTTCTGTTGACACTTCATCATTTTCATTTGAGAAGGAGTTTGGTCTAACTATAAAAGGTCAAATTGTAGATAAAAAAGATCAGATATCTAAATCTAAGTTGGAGGTTCTTGTTGATGGCTTATTAGATAAAAGAGAGCTTTCTCCCGATCAAAATGGACAGTTTCTCTTGAAAGGAATTCATAAAGAAGGTGAGTTTAGTGTGTTGGTAAAAGGTATAGATGCTAAAGGCTTACCAATAGAAGGGGTTGAATTGGGCTTGATGAGTTCAATAAATCACCCTGATCCCTTGACTTTAGAGTTTCCTTCAGTTCAAACTTTAGATACAAGACCCAAGGGTGTTGACTCTTTGATGTCTGCCTATTTAGAATTGAGAGAAGGTGAAATATTATTAGATGCTGTGGAAGTGGAAGATGTCAAAGAAAGTGGTTTTGGGACGATGCCTTATGGGAAGCCACAGCAGGTATTGGAAATGGATGGGGTGTTTTTGTCAGGGGATACTCAGCAGTTTATTTACTCTTTTTCAAATAGAGTAGGGTTTAAAGTAGCAGGTGTTCCGCCAATGATTCTAAATCAACGAGGTGCACAGCCAGGCCCTCCTCTCATTCTACTAAATGGGTCTCCAATTACAAGCATCACAGGCCCAACCATAGGAAGTGATCCAGGAGATGAACAGTTTAGAGCACTTCAAAGTATCAACGTATTTAATATTGAAAGAGTGGAGGTAATAAAGTCTGTAGCGGTAGCGTATGGTGATGCAGGAAAATATGGAGTGATAAATATTATTACAAAAACTTCAAAAGATCGAGAAAACGATGTGAATACTTTTGAGGAATTTAAATTGATGGGATTGGAACAAAGTGCAGTTGAAGCTATAAATAATTTCGATTCCGAATCTCATACCATTTTTTGGGATCCTAATGTTCGAATCTCATCCAACCAAACTTCCACAAGTATCAAATTTAAACTTCCAGATGACCCAGGGCCGTTTTGGGTATTAGTAAATGGATTGAACTCTTCTGGAGAACCCGTTTCTGGCAGATTTTTGCTGAATCAAAATCAGTTGAGTGACAATTGATTAGGTTTTTCATAGCTGAAAACTTCTTTTTTCATTCTTCCAAAAATTTACCTTATTTCGATTATGAAGTTTAAAATTGCCATCCTTGGAGCAGGGAATGTCGCTTGGCATTTGGCTCCTGCTTTGGAAAACGCCGGTCATGAAGTCACCGAGGTATATGCCAGAGATATTTCTGAAGCCATCAAAATTACTGAAAGACTTTACGCCTCTGAGTCCAAAGATGATCTTGATTTTTCTGAGTCTGAAGCTGAGATTTTTATCATGGCAGTCAAAGATTTGGCTATTCCTGAAGTTGCGGATGAAGTAATTTTACCAGAAGGAAGTATTTTGGTACATACTTCCGGAACAATGTCTTTGGATGTTCTGGGGTATAGTTCAGCTAGTTATACAGGAATATTTTACCCGCTGCAGTCATTTTCTATTGGAAGAAAACTCGATTTTGAAGATGTGGCCTTTTTGCTGGAATCGGAGGATGAAGAAACCTTACAAAAACTCCGAAAGCTGGCGAAAAGCCTTTCTTCGATGAATTATATGGTCAAGTCAAAAGATCGCAAAGCCATTCATGTGGCAGCGGTTTTTGCCAGCAATTTCTCTAATCACATGATTAGGATCAGTGAGGAAATCATGAGAAGGCAAGGGCTTGATTTCGAAATGATGAAGCCTTTAATTATTGAGCAAATCTCAAAAGCATTGCAGATAGGTGCCAAAAATGCCCAAACGGGGCCAGCTATTCGTGAAGATTATGAAACCTTGGAAGACCATCATAGATTTTTGGCCTATAATGATTCATTTGCTGAAATTTACCGATTGATCTCCCAAGATATTGTGGATAGTTAATGAGACCAAGTACCAAATTTTCCATTTTGGTAATCATCGTATGCCCCCTGAATTTGCTCCACAGTATTCATTACAAATGGACCTTGAACAAATTAGATAAGGTTGTGTGACCTTCTACAGTTTATAGGTGTCTTTTAATTAAATGGATTGAGTATATTTTTAATTAAACTAAAATTTATTTTAAGATATTTTTTTTTAGATTTCTATAAATCTTGGAATTATGAAAAATCACTTATTTCTGATAGTTGTTTTGATTGGCTTAAGTTTAGGTTGTACATCTGTAATCTCAGAGAATGATCAATTGATTGATTCTAAACTGGATTTGAATGCTTTTTTAAGTGAAGTTTCATTGCCTCCCCTTGATAAGCCCATCAAAGAATCTGTTTACCAATTTGATAACCATTTATATGAAATTCATAAGTTCTATGATTCCTTTGGAAAGGAACTGTTGAATATTTACACAGATATTTCAGGTTTAGATACTACTATTATTACAACCTATGAATACAACGTTAATGATTTAAGTAGGAAAACGGAGTTTTACCTAAAAGATAATCAAGAAGAAATTCATTATTTCGATTATTTATATGATGATTCACAAAAATTAATTCAAATAAAAAGGGATGATAAAAACTTTGAGTTATATGATTATGATTCTTTAAATCAAGTTGAGTCAATAATTCTTGGGGGAAATCTTCAACTTGCAGATGTTTATGAATTTACTTATAAATCGGATGGTAAGATAGATACTCAAACATTAAAGAGTTTAAATGGTGGTGATTCTCCTTTGCGATATTGGGTTTATTTTTACGATGAAGAGGGGAAGCTGTTGTCAAAGCAAATTCCTGAGAAGCCATCCAATGAATTAAGAGAAATATTTGTTTATCTTTATGATAATAATAACAGACTTAAAGAAATAAAAGAGTTTTATCCGGAATATGATTTTTCACTTTGGGGAAAGTCAGTTTTCACCTATTCTTCGGGTATTTTAAATAATTAATTTTCTTTATGATGGCACTTACTTTTTTTAACTTTTAGATAAATTCCTTTCTTAAGTGTCAGAAATAAAGCTTTATCCTACAATATTAAAAGTCTTGCCTATTTTTATGTAAATGATAAAACTGTTAGATATAAAATAGAGTTTTTACATTCATCTTGAAAAATCCTCCAAACGGTGCTTTGTTTTGGTTCATAATTTTTCAGAGAAAATTATGAAACCTTGGAAGACCATCATAGATTTTCGGCCTATAATGATTCATTTGCTGAAATCTACCGACTGATCTCCCAAGATATTGTGGATAGTTAATGAGACCAAGTACCAAATTTTCCATTTTGGTAATCATCGTAGGCCTCCTGAATTTGCTCCACAGTATTCATTACAAATGGACCTTGTGCGACAATGGGTTCGTTGAAAGGTTTGGCATGACCCAAGATTAAGATGGAATCAGAACCTGCCTGTACCTCTAGATTTACTTCGCCCGTTTCAAATTCGACTAGGTTTCTATAAGGTACTTCTTGCCCGTTTACTTTTAATTCACCTCTCACTACATAGAAGAAAATGTTCTCTCCAGCAGGTATGGTTTTTTGAAATTTACCACCTTCCTGTAGATAAATGGTGCTCATGTTTAGAGGGAAGGAAGCTTCAAATGCGCCTTTTGCATCATTCCAATTACCAAAAAGTTGTTGAACTTTTACTTTCCCATCATCAAGTTTAAAGTTGGTGATTTCATCCTCCTGTAAACCCACATATACCGGCTTAGTCATCTTAAGTTTAGCCGGTAAGTTCAGCCAAAGTTGAAGAATCTCTAGGTCTCCTCCTTTTTCTTTAAACTCGGAACTGCTGACTTCGGAGTGGATCAATCCGCTTCCAGCTGTCATATATTGCACTCCTCCTGGGCCAATCACTGATTCACCGCCTGAAGAGTCTAAGTGCATAATGTCCCCTTCAAGAATAAATGTGACGGTCTCCATTCCTCTATGGGGATGTGGACCGAATGGTAGCCCATTATTGTGTGGAGGGTAGGTCTGAAATCCATGATGATTCAAAAAGATGAAGGGATCTATTTGCTCTAGTTGTCTGGTGGGCATTGGACTATAGGTGACCAGATCAGCAATAGGTCTATATTCTGCTTTATGTATTTTTTTAATAGTACTCATGATAGTTCATTTTTGATGTATATACATGTAATTGCATTCGAGCTAAAAAAGTTTGATTCAAACAGCTTTTTTTACTGAAGTTTTTCGTCTAACATCAATAGGGAGTTTAGCAGAACATTAGCACCATTTGCAATAGCCTCAGGTGAAGAAAATTCTTCAGGGGAATGACTGATTCCGTTTTTACTAGGGATGAAAATCATACCGATAGGAGCGATATTTGCCATTTCCTGGGCATCATGTCCAGCTCCACTCGGGAGGTATTTATAAGAAAGCCCAAGCTCCTTGCTGGCATTTTCAATAACAGCCTGAATTTCAGGATTGGCTAATGCAGGTTTACTTGCTACTTCCGTGTGTTCAACAGAAACTTCAGTACCACTCTCTGCCGCAAGTTCCTTTGCCTTCATTGCTATCACCTCATAGATTTCCCATATTTTTTCTGAAGATAAATCTCTGATTTCCACATTGAGTTTTACTTCCCCCGGGATCACATTGCCTGCACCCGGGAAAGCTTCAATTTTACCGACTGTTGCAACCTGCGCTCCCTCAAAGGACTTGACTATTTCATTGACAGCCAAAATCAGTTTAGCAGCAGGAATCATCGGGTCTTTGCGCATATTCATCGGAGTAGTTCCAGCATGGTTTGCAAACCCCTTGAAAGTAAACTCCCACCATTCGATTGCTACAATTCCTTCCACAACCCCAATATCTAGGCCTTCACGGTCTAAATTGCCTCCTTGTTCAATATGTAGCTCTAAGAATGCAGCTATATCACCAGGAGCTCTTTCCATTTCAGAGATCCTATCTGGATTGCCTCCTAATGCAAGGATTCCCTCGTATTGTGTAAGCCCACTGCTACTTTTTACCTTCAGTGCTTCTTCGGTTAATTGGCCTACAATAGCTCGACTTCCCACAACTCCCCCTTCTTCATTACTAAAAATGATTACTTCCAGAGGATGTTTTGTTTGTATTTTCTGATCATTTAAAGTCTGTATGACCTCGATAGCACTCATAGATCCTACGGGTCCATCATAATCTCCTCCATTGGGTACTTCATCTATGTGAGAACCAAAAGCTATGGCCTTTAAACCTGCTTCAGTTCCATTTCTTTTCCCAATGATATTGCCAGCAAAATCCACAGAAACTTCCATGTCTGCGGCTTCCATCAATTCCATGACATAGGCTCTACCTTCAATATCGTATTCACTAAAAGCGATTCGGTCCGAACCTCCAGCTTCATTTTTTCCAAAAGTGGCGAGCTTTTGAATAGAGCTGTTTAATCTATTGGCGTTGACTTGTAGCTTAGATTGAGCGGCTGAAGTGCTAATAGAAGCAATGAATAAAAGGGCGATAAAAAGTTTAGACATAATCGTTTTGTATTTCTTCAATTTCAAGAATTCTTACTTATGTTCAAATAAACCATAAAAAAAACCTCTTCAGGTTTGAAGAGGTTTTTGCTGTTCGATTGGCATTACTTAAGCCAAGCAAGCTGAATTTCATCTGGAGCTTTAATTCTATCCGCTACTCTCATGTATCTATCAGAGAGTTTAGCAAGGTAGACTTGGGCTTTTGAAGCGGCATCATTCAAGCCCGTTAAGCTTTCGATCTTCCATAAGCTAACCAAGTGGTCTATTATTCTTGCATAATCCCAGCCTGTGTAGATTCCCACTTTTTGTGTAATCTCCGAAAATCTTGTGTAGATCGATGGGTTAGGACCACCTTCTCCCATTAAGACTGCAGGCATCACAATTTGTTTTTTCATCATTTTTTCAAAAGCGAGAATGGCTCCGTTAGGGTCAATCTCAAAGATTTTTGACATAAATGATTTGTAAGCCTTTTCATGTCTAGCTTCATCTCCAGCAATTGTTTTACAAATTCTGGAAAGTACAGGGTCTCCTGCCTTGTCTGCAAGTTTTCCTGTGTTGACGTGTGATATTTTTGTTGCTCTTTCCTGGAAAGAGGTATAAATCATGGCTTGATATGGATCGCTTTCTGATTTTGGATCGAAACCATTGGATAAAAGTCTGTGAATCGTGATTTCAACAGCCTTCATGTCCACCCGGCCAGTCATGTATAAATATTTGTTTAGAAGGTCTCCATGACGGTTTTCCTCTGCCGTCCAGGATTTAGACCACCTTACCCAGCCT
Above is a window of Algoriphagus machipongonensis DNA encoding:
- the odhB gene encoding 2-oxoglutarate dehydrogenase complex dihydrolipoyllysine-residue succinyltransferase, with the translated sequence MSKEIKVPAVGESITEVTVGQWFKNDGDQVQMDEVLCELESDKATFELPAEATGILRIKAQEGDTLEIGAVICSIDEDGIPSESKEESKEKTADSPAPSSGPSKTGEVKEMVVPTVGESITEVTLANWLKEEGEYVALDEIIAEVDSDKATFELPAEASGILRHVAAEGDTLEIGGLICKIEVTDGEPEAAAEPETETGSGKESAPASGNTNYATGHASPAASKILSEKGISPESVSGSGKDGRITKEDAQNAKKPAPAPAASSSKPASPAEAAPALGSRNERREKMSSLRKTVAKRLVSVKNETAMLTTFNEVNMKPIMDLRSKYKEKFKEKHGVGLGFMSFFTKAVCVALQEWPAVNAKIDGNEMVFNDYCDISIAVSAPKGLVVPVIRNAETLSFDEIEKEVVRLATKARDNKLSIDEMTGGTFTLTNGGIFGSMMSTPIINAPQSAILGMHNIVQRPMAVDGEVVILPMMYLALSYDHRIIDGRESVSFLVRVKQLLEEPERLLFGV
- a CDS encoding four helix bundle protein gives rise to the protein MEVYKKSVDLAVLVSLRTRKYPDFEKFSLVSQTNRAVYSISNNIAEGAGRGGNAEFRNFLHYSLGSLNEVENELLLAQKLGYLEDKEYLDFKDRAEIIKKMLINLIKAL
- the lpdA gene encoding dihydrolipoyl dehydrogenase; translation: MNYDVIVIGSGPGGYVAAIRCAQLGMKTAIVEKYPTLGGTCLNVGCIPSKALLDSSEHYHNAAHTFKTHGINLSNLKVDLKQMITRKNDVVKQNTDGIQYLMKKNKIEVHQGVGSFVDKTTVKVTKDDGSSSDIQGKNIIVATGSKPSNLPFIKLDKDRVITSTEALNLKETPKHLVVIGGGVIGLELGSVYARLGAKVSVIEFMDSLIPTMDRTMGKELQKSLKKIGFEFFLKHKVTAVEKKGKEVTVKADNAKGETVEIKGDYVLVSIGRRPYTDGLNAEAAGLKLTDRGQIEVNDHLQTNVPNIYAIGDVVKGAMLAHKAEEEGVFVAETLVGQKPHINYNLIPGVVYTWPEVAAVGYTEEQLKEKGIKYKAGKFPFMASGRARASMDTDGLVKVLADAETDEILGVHMIGPRTADMIAEAVVAMEYRASAEDIARMSHAHPTYTEAFKEACLAATDNRALHI
- a CDS encoding carboxypeptidase-like regulatory domain-containing protein — encoded protein: MKQSILLSLFVFIFFKVGAQNQSVSGVVLHGDTKLPVSEAHVFIPNTSFQTFTDSLGQYSLNNIPLGEWKLVFAKRGFKLIQKEAILKGGIPISISSTIYEIENDQQKELKPSKIKKARADFESLIKGGTKNENLVIVNPEVVSYFTDMETGEIWAKTKDQLIVQNLDLGYVVSVWLNSPINISQPITEGELLLAFFEMDFGTLEEKDFFNTNRVEAYQNSLTYELRRLIGEKGDSLELLPTNQEGEFLIKVVSPFQFSVNPNKSVEFKGEGIRIRSNGTVVKTNLLRMEGFPFSDSPLGQLPIDFNFDRALALNEIEKSPEALQEKIFLHTDKDIYLIGEELYFKAYLQLGNPMLIDEASQVLHIEIVDPSGYSMIHKVFPLVNGVADGKIFLSPELNTKDFIVKAYTLWGANYGIESEFYKPIQVLGSLWETNNTIQETRSERVKLFADKEAYQSKDSVTLNVMVNNSKGAIAAANLSLSVVKKNGVYFKNLSNENYVTYFSNDLNSTSVDTSSFSFEKEFGLTIKGQIVDKKDQISKSKLEVLVDGLLDKRELSPDQNGQFLLKGIHKEGEFSVLVKGIDAKGLPIEGVELGLMSSINHPDPLTLEFPSVQTLDTRPKGVDSLMSAYLELREGEILLDAVEVEDVKESGFGTMPYGKPQQVLEMDGVFLSGDTQQFIYSFSNRVGFKVAGVPPMILNQRGAQPGPPLILLNGSPITSITGPTIGSDPGDEQFRALQSINVFNIERVEVIKSVAVAYGDAGKYGVINIITKTSKDRENDVNTFEEFKLMGLEQSAVEAINNFDSESHTIFWDPNVRISSNQTSTSIKFKLPDDPGPFWVLVNGLNSSGEPVSGRFLLNQNQLSDN
- a CDS encoding Rossmann-like and DUF2520 domain-containing protein, coding for MKFKIAILGAGNVAWHLAPALENAGHEVTEVYARDISEAIKITERLYASESKDDLDFSESEAEIFIMAVKDLAIPEVADEVILPEGSILVHTSGTMSLDVLGYSSASYTGIFYPLQSFSIGRKLDFEDVAFLLESEDEETLQKLRKLAKSLSSMNYMVKSKDRKAIHVAAVFASNFSNHMIRISEEIMRRQGLDFEMMKPLIIEQISKALQIGAKNAQTGPAIREDYETLEDHHRFLAYNDSFAEIYRLISQDIVDS
- a CDS encoding pirin family protein — translated: MSTIKKIHKAEYRPIADLVTYSPMPTRQLEQIDPFIFLNHHGFQTYPPHNNGLPFGPHPHRGMETVTFILEGDIMHLDSSGGESVIGPGGVQYMTAGSGLIHSEVSSSEFKEKGGDLEILQLWLNLPAKLKMTKPVYVGLQEDEITNFKLDDGKVKVQQLFGNWNDAKGAFEASFPLNMSTIYLQEGGKFQKTIPAGENIFFYVVRGELKVNGQEVPYRNLVEFETGEVNLEVQAGSDSILILGHAKPFNEPIVAQGPFVMNTVEQIQEAYDDYQNGKFGTWSH
- a CDS encoding Zn-dependent hydrolase — its product is MSKLFIALLFIASISTSAAQSKLQVNANRLNSSIQKLATFGKNEAGGSDRIAFSEYDIEGRAYVMELMEAADMEVSVDFAGNIIGKRNGTEAGLKAIAFGSHIDEVPNGGDYDGPVGSMSAIEVIQTLNDQKIQTKHPLEVIIFSNEEGGVVGSRAIVGQLTEEALKVKSSSGLTQYEGILALGGNPDRISEMERAPGDIAAFLELHIEQGGNLDREGLDIGVVEGIVAIEWWEFTFKGFANHAGTTPMNMRKDPMIPAAKLILAVNEIVKSFEGAQVATVGKIEAFPGAGNVIPGEVKLNVEIRDLSSEKIWEIYEVIAMKAKELAAESGTEVSVEHTEVASKPALANPEIQAVIENASKELGLSYKYLPSGAGHDAQEMANIAPIGMIFIPSKNGISHSPEEFSSPEAIANGANVLLNSLLMLDEKLQ
- a CDS encoding acyl-ACP desaturase, translated to MRNSKPIDYELEKNMEVISQLDDFVGDAVDNILVDPETCWQPTDFLPDFSNPDIHDEIKLLQKRAEGIPDTVLTSLVGNMITEEALPSYQTYFNLLEGINEERSLLSPSGWVRWSKSWTAEENRHGDLLNKYLYMTGRVDMKAVEITIHRLLSNGFDPKSESDPYQAMIYTSFQERATKISHVNTGKLADKAGDPVLSRICKTIAGDEARHEKAYKSFMSKIFEIDPNGAILAFEKMMKKQIVMPAVLMGEGGPNPSIYTRFSEITQKVGIYTGWDYARIIDHLVSLWKIESLTGLNDAASKAQVYLAKLSDRYMRVADRIKAPDEIQLAWLK